Proteins encoded within one genomic window of Polynucleobacter duraquae:
- the glnL gene encoding nitrogen regulation protein NR(II), whose protein sequence is MLSAGLLRNSFKGAASAAPFFPTLLDQMPNAIVVFEADNQQLVYVNPAAESALDLSRKSLEGQSVRDLFGSNESLNHMIEEVKAGHFSAKRQEMMLHSLPGSIHQESIPAHVVVASLEDPSLIMMEWFPIDQQLRSERDERVTQQVEANKQLMSNLAHEIKNPLGGIRGAAQLLEFELPEKGLREYTQVIIKESDRLQNLVDRLLAPHRKAHAMESFNVHEALERVRSLVLAEFPKGLRIIRNYDTSLPEVLGDREQLIQAVLNIAHNAAQALTEEIAQGTAQIELKTRVARSVTISKQRYKMAMDLHVIDNGPGIPEDIRERIFFPLVSGRDGGSGLGLTLAQTFVQQHQGFIACDSRPGRTDFQIQIPYRRQEKVI, encoded by the coding sequence ATGTTGAGCGCAGGTCTGTTGCGCAATTCGTTCAAAGGGGCAGCTTCGGCTGCTCCTTTTTTTCCGACATTGCTTGATCAGATGCCCAATGCCATCGTGGTATTTGAGGCGGACAACCAACAATTGGTTTATGTGAATCCTGCGGCAGAGTCTGCGCTAGATCTTTCTCGTAAATCACTTGAGGGTCAATCTGTGCGCGATTTATTCGGCTCGAATGAGTCTCTCAATCACATGATTGAAGAGGTCAAGGCAGGGCACTTCTCTGCAAAACGTCAGGAAATGATGCTGCATTCATTGCCCGGTAGTATTCATCAAGAATCTATTCCTGCGCATGTAGTGGTGGCGAGCCTTGAAGATCCAAGCCTCATCATGATGGAGTGGTTCCCAATCGATCAGCAGTTACGTAGTGAGCGTGATGAGCGCGTAACACAGCAAGTTGAAGCAAATAAACAGTTAATGAGTAACTTGGCGCATGAAATTAAAAATCCTTTGGGCGGCATTCGTGGCGCCGCCCAATTGCTCGAGTTCGAGCTTCCAGAAAAGGGCTTGCGTGAATATACCCAAGTCATCATTAAAGAATCTGATCGTCTACAGAACCTAGTTGATCGACTACTTGCGCCGCATCGTAAGGCCCATGCTATGGAGTCATTTAATGTTCATGAGGCTCTAGAGCGAGTTCGCAGCCTGGTATTGGCTGAGTTTCCTAAGGGACTGCGAATTATTCGTAACTATGACACTAGCCTTCCTGAGGTATTAGGTGATCGTGAGCAGTTGATACAGGCCGTCTTAAATATTGCCCACAATGCAGCCCAAGCGCTTACTGAAGAAATTGCTCAAGGTACAGCTCAAATTGAATTGAAGACCAGAGTAGCTCGCTCGGTAACCATTTCTAAGCAACGCTACAAGATGGCGATGGACTTACATGTGATTGATAACGGACCTGGCATTCCAGAAGATATTCGCGAGCGCATTTTCTTTCCATTGGTATCTGGTAGGGATGGGGGCAGTGGTCTTGGTCTCACCTTGGCTCAAACTTTTGTGCAGCAGCATCAAGGATTTATCGCTTGCGACAGCCGTCCTGGACGGACTGATTTCCAAATTCAAATTCCTTACCGTAGGCAGGAGAAAGTAATATGA
- the glnA gene encoding type I glutamate--ammonia ligase, whose translation MTKTVADVMKLVKEKECTFVDFRFVDTKGKEQHTTVPISHFDEDKFESGHAFDGSSIAGWKGIEASDMLLMPDPTACYIDPFYEEPTLVITCDVIEPSDGKGYDRDPRSIAKRAESYLKSTGLGDTAYFGPEPEFFIFDGVRWGADMQGCFVKVDSEEAPWSSGAEIEGGNTGHRPGKKGGYFPVAPVDTFHDMRSEMCLILESLGIPVEVHHHEVAGQGQNELGTKFSTLVQRADWTIWQKYVIQNVAHAYGKTATFMPKPIVGDNGSGMHVHQSIWKNGENLFAGNGYAGLSEFALFYIGGIIKHAKALNAITNPGTNSYKRLVPGFEAPVKLAYSARNRSASIRIPHVSSPKGRRIETRFPDPLANPYLCFSALMMAGLDGVQNKIHPGEAADKNLYDLPPEEDAKIPTVCASLEEALEALNKDREFLTRGGVFTDSMIDAYIALKMEDVTRFRMTTHPIEFDMYYSL comes from the coding sequence ATGACGAAGACCGTCGCTGATGTGATGAAGTTGGTTAAAGAGAAAGAATGTACTTTCGTTGATTTCCGCTTTGTAGATACAAAGGGTAAAGAGCAGCACACAACAGTACCTATTTCCCATTTTGACGAAGACAAATTTGAGAGCGGTCACGCATTTGACGGTTCATCTATTGCTGGTTGGAAAGGTATTGAAGCATCTGATATGTTATTGATGCCAGATCCAACAGCTTGCTACATTGACCCATTTTATGAAGAGCCAACATTGGTAATCACATGTGATGTGATCGAGCCTTCGGATGGCAAAGGTTACGACCGTGATCCACGTTCGATCGCTAAACGTGCTGAGTCCTATTTGAAGAGCACTGGTTTGGGTGATACAGCGTACTTTGGTCCAGAGCCAGAATTCTTTATTTTTGACGGCGTCCGTTGGGGTGCTGACATGCAGGGTTGCTTTGTGAAGGTAGATTCTGAAGAGGCTCCATGGTCTTCAGGCGCTGAAATCGAAGGCGGCAACACTGGACATCGTCCAGGTAAAAAGGGTGGTTATTTCCCAGTTGCTCCGGTAGATACATTCCACGACATGCGCTCTGAAATGTGTTTGATCCTTGAATCTTTGGGTATTCCAGTTGAAGTGCATCACCATGAAGTTGCTGGCCAAGGTCAAAATGAATTAGGTACCAAGTTCAGCACATTGGTGCAACGTGCTGACTGGACTATCTGGCAGAAGTATGTGATTCAAAACGTTGCCCATGCATACGGTAAGACAGCCACATTTATGCCTAAGCCTATCGTTGGCGACAACGGTTCTGGTATGCACGTTCACCAATCCATTTGGAAGAACGGCGAGAACTTATTTGCTGGTAACGGCTATGCAGGTTTGTCAGAGTTCGCATTGTTCTACATCGGCGGCATTATTAAGCACGCTAAGGCATTGAATGCGATCACCAACCCAGGTACAAACTCATACAAGCGTTTAGTTCCAGGCTTTGAGGCTCCAGTGAAGTTGGCGTACTCTGCACGTAACCGTTCTGCTTCAATTCGTATTCCACACGTTTCAAGCCCTAAGGGTCGTCGTATCGAAACTCGTTTCCCTGATCCACTGGCTAACCCATACCTCTGCTTCTCAGCATTGATGATGGCAGGTTTGGATGGTGTTCAGAACAAGATTCATCCAGGTGAAGCTGCTGACAAGAACTTGTATGACTTGCCACCAGAAGAAGATGCAAAGATCCCAACCGTTTGTGCAAGCTTGGAAGAGGCATTAGAAGCTTTGAACAAAGACCGTGAGTTCTTAACTCGTGGTGGTGTCTTTACAGACTCTATGATCGACGCCTATATCGCTTTGAAGATGGAAGATGTCACACGTTTCCGTATGACGACTCATCCAATCGAATTCGATATGTACTACTCCCTGTAA
- a CDS encoding competence/damage-inducible protein A — MVEVIKKLSVEDSGSDFRRFGLIVIGDEILSGRRQDKHLSKLIELLNERGLSLSWAKYVADDPEQITATLKDSFTSGDVVFSTGGIGATPDDHTRQCAALALGTKTKLHPTAQELIAGRIQIMAEGDPMKADLNTAENQHRFKMGEFPIGSDIIPNPYNQIPGFSIREHYFVPGFPVMAAPMMAWCLDTYYQNLFHRENWAEQSFIVPKGIESVLTPLMERIEASFPGVKVFSLPSVGDSSRGGVYAERHIELGIKGNAILLECAWIALRTGTEALGYAIHDISKSG, encoded by the coding sequence ATGGTTGAGGTCATAAAAAAGCTGAGTGTCGAGGACTCTGGTTCAGATTTTCGTCGTTTCGGTTTAATTGTGATTGGCGATGAAATTTTGTCTGGTCGTCGTCAAGACAAGCATCTGAGTAAATTGATTGAGCTGTTAAATGAGCGCGGCCTTAGCTTATCTTGGGCAAAATATGTTGCAGATGATCCAGAGCAAATTACCGCTACTCTGAAAGACAGCTTCACTAGTGGTGATGTAGTTTTTAGTACTGGCGGCATTGGAGCAACGCCCGATGACCACACGAGACAATGCGCCGCTTTAGCCTTAGGCACAAAAACAAAACTGCATCCGACTGCACAAGAGCTCATTGCAGGACGAATTCAGATCATGGCAGAGGGTGATCCGATGAAGGCTGATCTGAATACAGCTGAAAACCAGCATCGTTTTAAGATGGGGGAGTTTCCAATTGGTAGCGACATCATCCCCAATCCCTATAACCAAATTCCGGGTTTTTCGATTCGCGAGCACTATTTTGTTCCTGGCTTTCCCGTCATGGCTGCGCCCATGATGGCTTGGTGCCTAGACACCTATTATCAGAATTTATTTCATCGTGAAAACTGGGCAGAGCAAAGTTTTATTGTTCCAAAAGGGATTGAATCCGTCTTAACGCCCTTAATGGAGCGCATTGAGGCTTCTTTTCCGGGGGTAAAGGTTTTTAGTCTCCCATCCGTTGGCGACTCTTCTAGAGGGGGTGTTTACGCTGAGCGCCATATTGAATTGGGTATCAAGGGCAACGCTATTCTCCTAGAGTGCGCTTGGATTGCTTTGCGCACTGGCACCGAGGCTTTGGGTTATGCGATTCACGATATTTCAAAATCTGGCTGA
- a CDS encoding EI24 domain-containing protein — MQQVFKSFGLALVGAMHPKMLWLSLRPFLIVSVLWGTLIWLTWTPALEMLSTFLTASIFTSWIADGLIWAGFESARAWIAPLFFVMLLIPLISISLLVFIAVTTVPTIVKVVTRQYAYKDIAKKKGGSVFGSFVYTLWSTLICLALAMLTLPVWWIPPLVAVLPPLLWGWLTMRLMSYDVLALHATAEERDALLHQHRWPLLTMGIISGMLGAVPTFFWATSALALVLFPIVSFVALWIYSLIFVFAALWFTHYLLEALKELRSNELDQSVNIEARVIDMELPNHG; from the coding sequence ATGCAGCAAGTTTTTAAGTCTTTTGGCTTAGCTTTGGTTGGCGCAATGCATCCCAAAATGCTGTGGCTGAGCTTGCGACCATTTTTGATTGTCTCGGTCTTATGGGGCACCTTAATTTGGCTAACTTGGACGCCAGCATTGGAGATGCTGAGTACTTTCCTGACTGCCTCTATTTTCACTAGCTGGATTGCTGATGGTTTAATTTGGGCCGGTTTCGAGAGTGCTCGTGCCTGGATAGCACCGCTCTTCTTTGTAATGCTACTGATCCCCTTAATTTCAATTAGTTTATTGGTATTCATCGCTGTAACAACTGTGCCTACTATCGTCAAGGTAGTCACACGACAATATGCTTACAAGGACATTGCGAAGAAAAAGGGCGGCAGTGTATTTGGCAGTTTTGTCTACACTCTTTGGTCTACTTTGATCTGCTTAGCCTTAGCGATGCTCACTTTGCCAGTGTGGTGGATACCGCCATTGGTTGCTGTTTTACCCCCATTACTTTGGGGCTGGTTGACTATGCGCTTAATGTCTTACGATGTGTTGGCTCTACATGCTACTGCAGAGGAGCGGGATGCTCTGTTACATCAACATCGTTGGCCACTATTAACTATGGGAATTATTTCTGGGATGTTGGGAGCGGTGCCCACTTTTTTCTGGGCAACCTCAGCTTTAGCTTTAGTCTTATTTCCCATCGTCAGTTTTGTTGCTCTGTGGATCTATTCTTTAATCTTTGTCTTTGCTGCGCTCTGGTTTACACACTATTTGCTTGAGGCCTTAAAAGAATTGCGTAGTAATGAGTTGGATCAATCTGTGAATATTGAAGCACGTGTTATTGATATGGAGTTGCCGAACCATGGTTGA
- a CDS encoding sterol desaturase family protein: protein MDSNPVIAAIASAYASVQEFLFTYVVGPILYQFDLMSMAEDVFDGIDWFLFGCIQIFLIAVILRVWERFSPAETQERFAKSSKADIFYTLFHRLGIFHGLIFIALSGFFFQIDSVLHDFRFGRLNVESWWPSVTSIPLVSFCIYFVLLDFVEYLYHRASHVFNWWWQLHALHHSQTVMTAWSDDRNHIVDDIMHAFVFSFFALLFGVSPAQFILLVVLSQLIQSWQHANLKIHLGPFKYLLISPMYHRLHHAVGYGHEAKGKPGVLGGCNFGVLFPWWDMMFNTAIFSKEVHPTGVRDLVLSPNLLQHQWQSLMNSIREILPKAK, encoded by the coding sequence ATGGACTCAAACCCTGTGATAGCCGCCATCGCTTCAGCCTACGCTAGCGTTCAAGAATTCTTGTTTACCTATGTGGTTGGACCGATTCTGTATCAATTTGATTTGATGTCGATGGCCGAAGATGTATTTGACGGTATCGACTGGTTCTTATTTGGATGTATCCAGATTTTCCTAATCGCTGTGATTCTCAGAGTTTGGGAAAGATTTTCCCCTGCAGAGACGCAAGAGCGATTTGCAAAGAGTTCCAAAGCGGATATTTTTTACACTTTATTTCATCGCCTAGGTATTTTTCATGGCCTGATTTTTATTGCCTTATCTGGATTTTTCTTTCAGATTGATTCAGTCTTACATGACTTTCGTTTTGGTAGGCTGAATGTAGAGTCTTGGTGGCCGTCAGTGACATCAATACCCTTGGTGAGTTTTTGTATTTACTTTGTATTGCTTGATTTTGTGGAGTATTTATATCACCGCGCTTCCCATGTTTTCAATTGGTGGTGGCAATTACATGCCTTGCATCATAGTCAAACGGTGATGACTGCTTGGTCTGATGATCGCAATCACATTGTCGATGACATCATGCATGCGTTTGTATTTTCCTTCTTTGCCTTACTGTTCGGCGTTTCACCCGCGCAATTTATTTTATTAGTGGTATTGAGTCAGTTGATTCAAAGTTGGCAACATGCTAATTTGAAGATTCACCTTGGCCCCTTTAAATACCTGTTAATTTCTCCGATGTATCACCGGTTGCATCATGCGGTAGGCTACGGTCATGAGGCTAAAGGTAAGCCAGGTGTTTTAGGTGGTTGTAACTTTGGTGTCTTGTTTCCTTGGTGGGACATGATGTTCAATACTGCTATCTTTTCAAAAGAGGTTCATCCCACTGGAGTTAGGGACTTAGTTTTGTCGCCCAATTTATTGCAGCATCAGTGGCAGAGTCTCATGAACTCGATACGAGAAATCTTACCCAAAGCAAAATAG
- a CDS encoding polysaccharide deacetylase family protein — translation MRLASHKRRIVKKTIYLTFDTGNMSVAQTIADILNRQNVKATFFLANEKTSRGDFSLDDSWKSYWQDRVREGHHFGSHTYDHLYFVKDGPAGEIFAKPQFGPKAGVATLYNEASYCREIRRVDERFKELTGTSLQKIWRAPGGKTSPRSIRMGDQCSYQHIGWSPAGFLGDELSSQTHPNKMLLDKASSQLQDGDITMAHLGIWSRKDPWAPAVLEQLILNLKARGFCFATLPKRDK, via the coding sequence ATTCGCTTAGCTTCGCACAAGAGGCGAATTGTAAAAAAAACGATTTACCTTACATTTGATACAGGCAATATGTCTGTAGCGCAAACGATTGCCGATATCTTGAATCGTCAAAATGTTAAAGCTACCTTTTTTCTAGCAAATGAAAAAACCAGCCGTGGTGATTTTTCTTTAGACGATTCTTGGAAATCATATTGGCAAGATCGTGTTCGTGAAGGCCATCATTTTGGTAGCCATACCTATGACCATTTGTACTTTGTGAAGGATGGCCCAGCCGGAGAGATCTTTGCAAAGCCACAATTTGGACCAAAGGCTGGAGTGGCCACACTCTACAACGAAGCATCTTATTGCCGAGAAATCCGACGAGTGGACGAGCGCTTTAAAGAGTTAACTGGTACTAGTCTTCAAAAAATCTGGCGTGCCCCCGGCGGAAAAACATCGCCCCGTTCGATCAGGATGGGTGATCAATGTTCTTACCAGCATATTGGCTGGAGTCCTGCAGGATTTTTGGGTGATGAGCTCAGTTCACAGACGCATCCCAACAAAATGCTGTTGGATAAGGCCAGTAGCCAACTTCAAGATGGCGATATCACTATGGCTCACTTAGGTATTTGGTCGCGCAAGGATCCTTGGGCTCCAGCAGTATTAGAGCAACTGATATTGAACTTGAAGGCTCGGGGGTTTTGTTTTGCAACCCTGCCAAAACGGGATAAATAA
- a CDS encoding cytochrome D1 domain-containing protein, whose protein sequence is MHTYISKAKFGSISILSVFALVGLTNVVYAQGVSSPEPKLAVVLNSGEATVSLIDMPTRKVIKTVAVGKEPHHLMMTPDQKTLLIANAAGNDVVLMNPTTGELTGRIPDIIDPYQIGYSPNHKWFVANGNRLDRVDVYHAQGADLKLAKAIKLGKTPSHVAFTADSKIAFVTLQDSNELAAIDLDTQTVMWKMTTGKVPAGVWMTPGDQYLLIGITGEDYVQVIDWKNRKEVKRIVTGKGAHNFRPLGDKKHVFVTNRIASSISLINMQTLEKTGDIIGLPAGPDDMEITPDGKTMWVTLRFSKKVGVIDIPSMKLVSVIPVGRSPHGVFFTPRASWE, encoded by the coding sequence ATGCATACCTACATTAGTAAAGCCAAATTTGGCAGTATTTCGATCCTGTCTGTATTTGCCCTAGTAGGGCTCACCAATGTTGTTTATGCTCAAGGTGTAAGTTCACCTGAGCCTAAGTTGGCCGTAGTCTTAAATTCTGGCGAGGCCACTGTCAGTCTGATCGATATGCCTACCCGCAAAGTGATTAAGACGGTAGCGGTTGGAAAAGAGCCTCATCACTTAATGATGACTCCTGATCAAAAGACTTTACTGATTGCCAATGCCGCGGGTAATGATGTTGTATTGATGAATCCCACTACGGGTGAGTTAACTGGCAGAATTCCGGACATCATTGATCCTTACCAAATTGGTTACTCGCCAAACCATAAGTGGTTTGTTGCAAACGGCAATCGCTTAGACAGGGTGGACGTCTACCATGCGCAAGGGGCAGATCTGAAGTTGGCTAAAGCAATCAAGTTGGGTAAGACGCCAAGTCATGTCGCATTTACAGCAGACAGCAAAATCGCATTTGTTACCTTGCAAGATTCCAATGAACTTGCGGCAATTGATTTGGATACCCAGACTGTCATGTGGAAAATGACTACGGGTAAAGTGCCAGCAGGAGTCTGGATGACGCCCGGTGATCAATACCTACTCATTGGCATTACGGGTGAGGACTACGTTCAAGTGATTGATTGGAAAAATCGTAAAGAGGTAAAGCGAATTGTTACTGGAAAGGGCGCTCACAACTTCCGCCCCTTAGGCGATAAAAAGCATGTGTTCGTAACCAATCGAATTGCATCAAGCATCAGTCTGATTAATATGCAGACTCTAGAAAAAACGGGCGATATTATTGGGCTACCGGCAGGCCCGGATGACATGGAAATTACCCCTGATGGAAAAACCATGTGGGTCACTCTCCGCTTCTCTAAAAAGGTAGGAGTAATTGATATTCCTTCGATGAAGTTAGTCTCGGTAATTCCTGTTGGTAGATCTCCTCATGGTGTTTTCTTTACACCGCGGGCTAGCTGGGAATAG